In Thermoanaerobacterales bacterium, a genomic segment contains:
- a CDS encoding stalk domain-containing protein: MDLEAAICREGHILVPVRSLAEALRAQVHWDPAGETVTIIKEGNTIKLVTGSREVLRNGERILLDLPAQVVNNRLVAPARFLAEALGAGVDYDLVTQTVRIISAPPEKPERVYNSSFPARVALTNNGRLWLVDGGRAGSAPVQVTADGAVEIVGWSPDGRWLAYLHYDSQDIYSAKPYLWVVKADGTGAFRVDPRPVWDTLDGRVPGWSPKANIIAFSTQGSGGDYARDGNLKIASLEDNGRVTVSELLPDKSGVGHFAWAPDGQSIAVSLPRTRERPLLIDQITLGGKITNLLTDGEPYPPGEYFYTRSATGFRWSPDGRYLAYYLEPGSPSLAADGVDIRVLDVQRPGRPLELGAGLKYPQWLAWSPDSSRLAYMDGYGRDATVDKRLYLADMRSGSITDCGSAGQVDTQPVWSPAEPYHLLFCRGKENVWWDGFKGGVLVPGQRIWQRTDTGDVKSLTSGPADTADYAPKVSPDGQNLLYLRLNRYDSGSLYTKPFAGGRETELIRGLTGGHGYYGNYYPEWVSVYWEEP; the protein is encoded by the coding sequence CAGAGGCCCTTCGGGCCCAGGTGCACTGGGACCCTGCCGGTGAGACGGTAACCATTATTAAAGAGGGGAATACCATAAAACTGGTCACCGGCAGCCGAGAAGTTTTGAGAAACGGTGAGCGTATCCTCCTGGATCTCCCGGCGCAGGTTGTCAATAACAGACTTGTAGCGCCCGCGAGGTTCTTGGCCGAAGCCCTGGGCGCAGGTGTTGACTATGACCTTGTAACGCAAACTGTACGCATCATCTCCGCCCCGCCCGAGAAACCGGAAAGGGTGTACAATTCTTCCTTCCCGGCCAGGGTGGCTTTAACCAATAACGGTCGTTTATGGCTGGTGGACGGCGGTCGGGCCGGTTCGGCGCCGGTGCAGGTAACCGCGGATGGGGCTGTGGAAATAGTCGGCTGGTCTCCCGATGGACGGTGGTTGGCGTATCTTCATTATGACTCGCAGGACATCTACAGCGCCAAACCCTACCTTTGGGTGGTAAAAGCCGATGGAACGGGTGCTTTCCGGGTTGACCCGAGACCGGTATGGGACACGCTGGACGGCAGGGTGCCGGGCTGGTCGCCCAAGGCAAATATTATCGCCTTCAGTACTCAGGGGTCCGGGGGTGATTATGCCCGGGACGGTAATCTGAAAATAGCCTCCCTTGAGGACAACGGAAGAGTAACGGTCTCCGAGCTTCTGCCGGACAAAAGCGGTGTTGGCCATTTTGCCTGGGCACCTGACGGGCAGAGCATAGCCGTTTCTTTGCCCCGGACTCGGGAGCGGCCGCTACTGATAGACCAGATCACCTTGGGGGGGAAAATCACAAACCTGTTGACGGATGGTGAACCCTACCCACCGGGAGAGTACTTTTATACCCGGTCCGCCACCGGCTTCCGGTGGTCACCGGATGGGCGTTATCTCGCATATTACCTGGAGCCTGGCTCACCTTCTCTGGCCGCGGACGGTGTGGACATCAGGGTGCTGGACGTTCAACGACCCGGCCGCCCTCTCGAGTTGGGTGCAGGACTGAAATACCCTCAGTGGCTGGCCTGGTCTCCCGACAGCTCCCGGCTGGCTTATATGGACGGGTATGGCCGTGATGCCACGGTGGACAAGCGCCTTTACCTGGCGGATATGCGGTCCGGCAGCATCACCGATTGCGGGAGCGCCGGGCAGGTGGATACCCAGCCGGTCTGGTCGCCCGCCGAACCGTATCACTTGCTGTTCTGCCGCGGCAAAGAAAACGTGTGGTGGGACGGTTTTAAGGGGGGTGTGCTGGTGCCCGGACAGCGGATCTGGCAAAGGACGGACACCGGAGATGTGAAAAGCCTTACCAGCGGCCCGGCGGATACCGCCGATTATGCGCCGAAGGTCTCCCCGGACGGGCAAAACCTTCTTTACCTGCGGTTGAACCGTTATGACAGCGGTTCGCTGTATACAAAACCCTTTGCCGGCGGCCGGGAGACAGAATTAATACGCGGCCTGACCGGTGGACACGGCTATTATGGCAATTACTATCCCGAATGGGTGAGTGTTTACTGGGAAGAACCATGA
- a CDS encoding nucleotidyltransferase domain-containing protein has product MVRLSRRLNKIDIDSYLPALKRFFAEREDVLAVYLYGSYGTPDQTPLSDVDLGILLRPGVTDRFRSFLDLQAAVSDITHEEDVNVIILNDLPALMQFNIISTGRLIHERDPEAVSDFLEQVCKLYGDYITDYRAFCAEYDAALREAYRHGQQG; this is encoded by the coding sequence GTGGTGCGCCTGTCACGCAGGTTGAACAAGATCGATATCGACTCGTATCTGCCGGCGCTTAAGCGCTTCTTCGCCGAACGGGAGGACGTTCTGGCCGTCTACCTGTACGGCTCCTACGGCACTCCCGACCAGACCCCGCTCAGCGACGTCGACCTGGGCATCCTTCTGCGCCCGGGTGTCACCGACAGGTTCAGAAGCTTCCTGGACCTTCAAGCCGCAGTCAGCGACATCACCCACGAAGAAGACGTCAATGTCATCATCCTCAACGACCTCCCGGCGCTGATGCAGTTCAATATCATCTCCACGGGGCGCCTCATCCACGAGCGGGACCCGGAGGCGGTCAGCGATTTCCTGGAGCAGGTCTGCAAACTCTACGGGGACTACATCACGGACTACCGCGCGTTCTGCGCGGAGTACGACGCGGCCCTCCGGGAGGCCTACCGCCATGGTCAACAGGGATAA
- a CDS encoding DUF6485 family protein, with translation MECRKDKNLARCTCTYEHCDRKGLCCECVAYHRGRGELPGCFFPPEAERTYDRSVGAFIRALQRGGPRSV, from the coding sequence GTGGAGTGCCGGAAAGACAAAAATCTCGCCCGTTGTACATGTACCTATGAGCATTGCGACAGAAAGGGACTGTGCTGCGAGTGCGTGGCCTACCACCGCGGCCGCGGCGAGCTGCCCGGCTGTTTCTTCCCGCCGGAAGCCGAGCGCACTTACGACCGCTCGGTCGGCGCCTTCATCCGCGCCCTGCAGCGGGGCGGCCCACGTTCCGTCTAA
- the uvrC gene encoding excinuclease ABC subunit UvrC: protein MEGPEAIEKPSLAEKAASLPEQPGVYLFRDAEGTVLYVGKAVSLRARVRSYFTGAQPDKVQAMLARAAELDFIVTASEIEALILESNLIKEHRPRYNVILKDDKSYPFIKVTVNEEYPRVFITRRQVKDGARYFGPYPSAGAVNETLRLLKKLFPFRSCTQTRFKNRRPCLNYHIGRCLGPCTGDVDPERYAAMVREVLIFLEGRHEDLARKLAAEMQRAAEELQFERAAEIRDQLRAIETVVARQNIVSTRLEDQDAVALARDGNRGEVVVLEIRGGKLLRQGHLTVRGIADRDDAEVLAAFIKQYYGDAAFVPPEILLPVAPAEDAAAVEVWLSARRGGRVRLHVPRRGRKKDLVRMAAANAALLQEQFAAERSGARALADLAGNLGLPGPPGRLEAFDISNIQGRETVASMVVFEDGRPNPAAYRRFRVRTVEGPNDFAAMEEVVTRRFTRAAEEQALVRTGELSLRRAKFLPLPDLVLIDGGKGQLGVAHAAMIRLGFGDIPVFGLAKEEELLFAPGRPDPLPVPPDSPAQYLLQRLRDEAHRFAVTYHRAEHVRVSLKSLLDEIEGIGPKRRRALLKAFPSIEAIRRAGVDELAAVPGMTRPAAEAIHRFFRRE from the coding sequence ATGGAGGGACCTGAAGCCATCGAGAAGCCGTCGCTCGCCGAGAAGGCCGCCAGTCTCCCGGAGCAGCCAGGGGTCTACCTTTTCCGCGACGCGGAGGGGACGGTCCTCTACGTCGGGAAGGCCGTCTCGCTGCGGGCGCGGGTGCGCTCCTATTTCACGGGCGCCCAGCCGGACAAGGTGCAGGCCATGCTGGCCCGCGCCGCCGAACTGGACTTCATCGTCACCGCCAGCGAGATCGAGGCCCTGATCCTCGAGTCCAACCTCATCAAGGAGCACCGCCCGCGCTACAACGTCATCCTCAAGGACGACAAGAGCTACCCCTTCATCAAGGTCACCGTCAACGAGGAATACCCGCGCGTCTTCATTACCCGGCGCCAGGTCAAGGACGGCGCCCGCTATTTCGGCCCCTACCCGAGCGCCGGCGCGGTCAACGAGACGCTGCGGCTCCTGAAAAAGCTTTTCCCCTTCCGCTCCTGCACCCAGACCCGGTTCAAGAACCGCCGCCCCTGCCTGAACTACCACATCGGCCGCTGCCTGGGGCCCTGCACCGGGGATGTCGACCCGGAGCGCTACGCGGCCATGGTCCGCGAGGTCCTGATATTTCTCGAGGGGCGGCACGAGGACCTGGCCAGGAAACTGGCGGCCGAGATGCAGAGAGCGGCCGAGGAGTTGCAGTTCGAGCGCGCCGCCGAGATCCGCGACCAGTTGCGGGCCATCGAGACGGTCGTCGCCCGCCAGAACATCGTCTCCACCCGCCTCGAGGACCAGGACGCCGTCGCCCTGGCGCGGGACGGCAACCGGGGCGAGGTGGTCGTCCTGGAGATCCGCGGGGGCAAGCTCCTGCGCCAGGGGCACCTCACCGTGCGCGGCATCGCCGACCGGGACGACGCCGAGGTCCTGGCCGCCTTCATCAAGCAGTACTACGGCGACGCGGCCTTCGTCCCGCCCGAGATCCTGCTGCCGGTGGCACCGGCCGAGGACGCCGCGGCCGTCGAGGTCTGGCTCTCGGCGCGCCGCGGCGGGCGGGTGCGCCTGCACGTCCCCCGGCGGGGGCGGAAGAAGGATCTGGTACGAATGGCCGCCGCGAACGCGGCGCTGCTCCAGGAGCAGTTCGCGGCCGAGCGTTCCGGCGCGCGAGCCCTGGCCGACCTGGCCGGGAACCTGGGATTGCCGGGCCCGCCCGGGCGCCTGGAGGCCTTCGATATCTCCAACATTCAGGGGCGCGAAACCGTCGCCTCCATGGTCGTCTTCGAGGACGGGCGGCCCAACCCGGCGGCCTACCGCCGTTTCAGGGTCCGGACCGTCGAGGGGCCGAACGACTTCGCCGCCATGGAGGAAGTCGTAACGCGGCGCTTCACCCGCGCCGCCGAGGAGCAGGCCCTGGTGCGCACCGGGGAACTCTCCCTGCGCCGGGCGAAGTTCCTGCCCCTGCCCGACCTGGTCCTCATCGACGGCGGGAAGGGCCAGCTCGGCGTGGCTCACGCGGCGATGATCCGCCTGGGCTTCGGGGACATCCCCGTCTTCGGCCTGGCGAAGGAAGAGGAACTCCTCTTCGCCCCCGGGCGCCCCGACCCGCTGCCGGTCCCGCCGGACTCCCCGGCGCAGTACCTGCTGCAGCGCCTGCGCGACGAGGCGCACCGCTTCGCCGTCACCTACCACCGCGCCGAGCACGTCCGCGTGAGCCTGAAGTCCCTGCTCGATGAGATCGAGGGCATCGGCCCCAAGCGCCGGCGGGCGCTGCTGAAGGCCTTCCCGTCCATCGAGGCCATCCGGCGCGCCGGCGTGGACGAGCTGGCCGCCGTGCCCGGCATGACCCGCCCCGCCGCCGAGGCCATCCACCGGTTCTTCCGGCGGGAGTAG
- a CDS encoding TIGR00725 family protein, which yields MDGKRRPVVAVVGGSRCTPEEAELAGEVGRLLAEVGAAVVCGGYGGVMEAVARGAREKGGLVVGLLSGATVEDANPYLSLALPTGMGEMRNALIVRAAESVIAIGGGFGTLSEIALALRLGRPVIGLRTWEFRDPSGGPDPVRRVDTAAEAVRLALQFGPRA from the coding sequence ATGGACGGCAAACGACGGCCGGTAGTCGCCGTCGTTGGCGGGTCGCGCTGCACGCCCGAGGAGGCCGAACTGGCCGGCGAGGTGGGCCGGCTCCTGGCGGAGGTTGGCGCCGCGGTGGTCTGCGGCGGCTACGGCGGGGTGATGGAGGCCGTCGCGCGGGGCGCGCGGGAGAAGGGCGGCCTGGTCGTGGGGCTGCTCTCCGGCGCGACGGTCGAGGACGCTAACCCGTACCTGTCGTTGGCTCTGCCCACCGGCATGGGGGAGATGCGCAACGCCCTGATCGTCCGGGCCGCGGAGAGCGTCATCGCCATCGGCGGCGGGTTCGGTACCCTTTCGGAGATCGCCCTGGCGCTACGGCTGGGCAGGCCGGTCATCGGCCTGCGCACCTGGGAGTTCCGCGACCCGTCCGGCGGCCCCGATCCCGTGCGGCGGGTGGATACGGCGGCCGAGGCCGTCAGATTGGCCCTGCAGTTCGGACCGCGTGCCTGA
- a CDS encoding DUF86 domain-containing protein codes for MVNRDKLRDKISYIEECLRDLTGLSAIPRERFISDRISYHAAVRILQTAIEAMIDAANHIVARERLGTPKSYAEAFKLLAKAGVIPRDFLPTVEKMVRFRNQAVHLYEDIDPAAVHDILRHHLTDFREFIGQIVRRYF; via the coding sequence ATGGTCAACAGGGATAAGCTCAGGGACAAGATCTCCTATATTGAAGAATGCCTGAGAGACCTGACCGGACTCTCTGCAATACCCCGGGAGCGCTTTATCTCTGACCGCATCTCCTACCACGCCGCCGTCCGCATCCTGCAGACCGCCATCGAGGCCATGATCGACGCCGCCAACCACATTGTCGCACGGGAGAGACTGGGGACGCCGAAGTCCTACGCCGAAGCCTTCAAGCTTCTCGCCAAGGCCGGGGTTATCCCCCGCGACTTCCTGCCGACCGTCGAGAAAATGGTCCGGTTCCGCAACCAGGCGGTGCACCTGTACGAGGACATCGATCCCGCGGCCGTCCACGACATCCTGCGGCACCACCTGACCGACTTCCGCGAGTTCATCGGGCAAATCGTCCGGCGTTACTTCTAG
- a CDS encoding zinc ABC transporter substrate-binding protein has translation MFVSVHAAWTYLARRYGLEQVAVVEAFPGKEPSAKWTAGVVDTARAAKASTVLAEPQLNTQTAQVIAAELGGRVVILDPLGFRLQRSLRLRCRVCETVREN, from the coding sequence CTGTTCGTCTCCGTCCACGCCGCCTGGACTTATCTGGCACGCCGTTACGGGCTTGAACAGGTGGCCGTGGTGGAGGCCTTCCCCGGCAAGGAACCGTCGGCCAAGTGGACCGCCGGCGTCGTTGACACCGCCCGCGCCGCAAAAGCGTCCACCGTCCTCGCCGAGCCGCAGTTGAACACCCAAACCGCCCAGGTCATCGCCGCTGAGTTGGGGGGCCGTGTCGTCATCCTGGATCCCCTCGGCTTCAGGTTGCAGCGGAGCCTTCGTTTGCGGTGCAGGGTTTGCGAAACGGTGCGCGAAAACTGA